The following DNA comes from Mesorhizobium sp. B2-1-8.
CCGACATAGTCGAGCGCGGATAATATCTTCGATGCCGCAACTCGTACCGCTACCGCCGTTTCGGGTTTGATGCCGGCCGGCAAGGTCGATGTGTGCAGAATACCGTCGCGGTGCACATTTTCGGCCGGATCATAGGCGGCGACAGTGCCGTCCAGGCCCCGCGCGGCGATGACGGAAATCTCGCGCTCGAACGGCACGAAGGCCTCCAGGATCAGCGGCACATTGCCCATCGCCTCGCAGGTGCCGGCGAAACTGCCGGCTTCCATGTTGCTGAAGACGCGCTGGCCCTTGCCGTCATAGCCCATGCGCCGCGTCTTCAGGATTCCGCTGCCGTCGAACGCCTTCAGCGCCGCCGTCAGTTCCTCGTCGGTGTCGACCTGATGGAACGCGGCGGTGGCGATACCGATGCCGTTGAGGAATGTCTTTTCGCTCACCCGGTCCTGCGCCACGTCAAGCGCACGCGCCGGCGGATAGACCGGCACCCTGGCGGCAAGCGCGGTTGCAGCGGCCACCGGAACGTTCTCGAACTCGTAGGTGACGACGGCGCTCGCCGCCGCCAGTTCGGCAAGCGCGGCCGGGTCGTCATAGGCGGCCGTGATCTGCCGGTTGGCGACCTGGGCGGCTGGGCAATCCGGCTGTGGCTCCAGCACGATGGTGCGGTAGCCGAGGCGGCCGGCGGCCATCGCCAGCATGCGGCCAAGCTGGCCGCCGCCAATGATGCCGATCGTCGATCCGGCGGGCAGGCTCACGGCGTGTCCGTCGGTTCTGCCGCGACCTTGGCGGTCTGCGAGGCGCGCCAGGCATCCAGCCGCGCGGCCAACTTGTCGTCGTTCAGCGCCAGCACGGCGGCGGCAAGGAGAGCCGCATTGGCAGCACCGGCCTTGCCGATGGCGAGCGTTCCGACAGGAATGCCGGCCGGCATCTGGACGATGGAGAGCAGCGAATCCTGGCCGGACAGCGCCTTCGATTCCACCGGTACGCCGAAAACCGGCAGTGGCGTCATCGCAGCCGTCATGCCGGGCAGATGCGCCGCGCCGCCCGCGCCGGCGATAATCACCTTGTAGCCGGCCGCCTTGGCGCCCTTGGCGAATTCATAGAGCCGGTCAGGCGTGCGGTGCGCCGAAATGATCAACCGTTTGTGGGGGACACCAAGCGCCTCCAGCGTCTCCGCCGCCTGGCGCATCGTCGCCCAGTCGGATTGGCTGCCCATGATGATGGCGACGTCGGCGCGTTGATCGTCCAAGCTTCTGCTCCCCGGCGACAAAGGCGCGCCTTAGCGGAATTCGCGCGGGGCCGCAAGGATTTCAGGCCACCGGCGAGATGCCGATGGCCGCATCCGGCTCACACCGCCGCCTTGCGGAAGCGGGCGACGAAGTCGTCGAGCTCGGGCCGCTCCATGTCGGAGATCGCCCAATAGGAGAAAGCACCGTCGCTCCAGTGCACCATCGAGAAGCCGCCCGAGGAAAGATCGTCCGGCTGGGTGACCTTGCCGCCCTGCTGCGGTTCGGCGACCAGCGTGATCAGGTGCTCGCGGTGGCGGTAGACCAGTGCCGGCACTGGTCGGCCTGATATCACCTCGACCCGGCCGCCGATGAGGACGAAACCGTCCTGAGCAAGGTCGGGCGCCGGCGGCGAGACGCCGATCCGGGCGTCGAGCCACGGCTTGACCGTATGGCGGTCGGACGAGACGATGTCGAGGGGACTCGCGGCAAGCAGGCTGCGGCGATGGCCGCTGGCGACAGCGGCGGCAAAGCCGTCATCCACGCCACTCTGCATGACCCATTGCGTCGCTCCACTGGCCAGCACCGCGCTGATCATGATCGACGCGGCCATGGCGCGCCAGTCGAACGAGCCGAAGCGGCGTGCCCTTGGCAATGTGCGCGCCTGCGAAGGACGCGTCCCCGCCTCCCGTCTCTGGCCTGCGCCGGCAATCAATCCCGGGAGCTTCGACGGCGTGCCACGCTGCGGCTGCGCCGCATCGGGCTCCTGCTGGTCGGTGCCCGCGAAACCAATCGCCGCGATGCGAGCCAGAAAGGCATCGCTGACTTCGGGGCGTGGCAAGCGGCTGACCGCGCCTCGCAAGGCAACGATACGGGCGTGCTCGGCGGCAAGCCGGGGATCGGCGGCGATGCGACGCTCCACGGCAAGGGCCGCCGCCGCATCGAGCTCGCCATCGACAAGGGCGTGGATCATCAGTCTGATACCTTCCGGATCATTGGGCAGTCCGTCGTCATGGCTGGTCATGGCGCTCTCCCCAGTTCAGATGCCAGCAGGCTACGGGCACGAGCCAGCCTGGACATCACCGTGCCCATCGGCACGTCGAGCATGGCAGCTATCTCGCGATAGCTGAGACCGTTGATGTCGCGCAGCACCAGCGTTTCGCGAAACGGCTGCGGCAGGGCAGCGATCGCCGCCTCGAGTGCCGCCGTATCGGCCCTGGCGATCAGGCTCGCTTCCGGGCCGTCCTCGTCGGACAGGCTGGTGCCATGGGCGGCGGCCATGTCGTCGAGATCGCCGAGATCGCCGACGGCCATCATGCCGCGCGGCCGGTTGCGCGCCATCCAGGTATAGGAGGTGTTGCGCACGATAGTCAGCAGCCAGGCACGGGCATTGCCGCCGGCATAGCCCGATATGCCGGCATGCGCCTTGATGCAGGCGTCCTGCACGACGTCCTCGGCATCGGCGGCATTGCCGGTCAGCCAGCGGGCAAGCGCCAGCGCGTCGCCGAGATGCGGCAGCACTACCTCGTTGAAGCGCTCTGCCAGGGCTCTCTCGCTCAAAGCAGCACCATGATCCCCTCCGGGATGGACTGGGCGTGCCGCCTCAAGATGCGACAGCGATTTTGCCTTGTCTGCAGGAGCAAAGCCCCCGGAAACGGGCGAAGTCGCCTGCCTTGCTGAAAGTGAATTCATCTGCGTCACCAGTGTCAAGCGCCATCAAAAGGAGGGGCGCCAAGGAGGAGTGACTGATGACGATCATGTTCGCCAGCGCATGACGGCGGCTGACGCCGCAGCCGTGTTCGCTGTGCTCGCGATGATGGGGCATGCCGATCTCCTCAACGCCAGCTTTGGCGTATGTCGAGGAGACTTGTTGAGGAGACGATTTATTCCCGCGTGGGCAAATCCGGCTGTTCACGGTCGCGTGATCAGCCGGTGCATGGTCGGTTTGGCGATCAATCCGGCCAGCGCAAGACGCCCGGCGAATCCTTGCGGGCGATTTTCATCGCGTCGGCCGGGCGATCCTTGGCGGTCAGCACGGCGCGCAGCCGTTCGGCGACGATTTCCGCCTCGCCGGGATGGAGGTTGCAGGGGTCGAGGAAAAAGTGGCCGCGCTCGACCTCGTGGTTGCGCACGATGATCGGCGGCGAGCCGGCGGCAAGCGCCGAGGCGAGCCCTGCCGCGGTGAAGCGGCTCTCCGGCGAGACGAAGATTTGCAGCCGGTCGAGTGGATTGGCTGTCGGGTCCGGAATAATGTTGGCGGCGATGCCGGGCAGCCCCTGCAGCGCATCCTTCCACAGATTGAGCGCCGCCTCCTCGCGCCGGCGGATGCCGGCATGGTCGCGCTTCTCCCAGGCTTCGAGCGCCGCCATGGTGCCGGCGATGCTTTCCTTGCCGACCTTCATGGCGCGGGCGACGCCGCGGTTCTGCAGATAGGCCGATCGCACCAGATCCTTTCGGCCGGTGACGATGCCGCTGGTCGGTCCGCTGAGGAATTTGTGGCCGCTGTAGACGACGACGTCGGCGCCGCGCGCCAGGAAACCGCGCAGATCATATTCGGACGCGGCGTCGACGATGACAGGCACGCCCTTGGCGTGGCAGATCTCGCAGAATTCCTCCAGCGAGAGCATGCCATACTGCACGGTGTGGTGGGCGACGACATAGAGGCCCGCCGCCGTGCGCTCGCTGATCGCCTCGCGCACATGGTAGTCCTGCGTGACGCTGACCGTGCCGGCGGGCACCACCCTGGCGCCGGCGACGCGGACCGACTGGTCGATCGGCGCGCCATAGTTGACGATGTGGCCAAGCTGGATGACGACCTCGCACTTGAGGTCGCCGGTGTCGTCGGGCAGACGCTCGATGGCAAGCAGGCTGGTTCCCGTCATTGCGCCGGCAATCGCCATGGTGATGCCGCTGGCGCAGCAGGCGGTGATGAAACCGGCCTCGCCGCCGGTGAGGCGCGCGACGACCGTGCTCGCGGCACGTTGCAGATCGTCCATTTCCACCCATTGCGAGGCCATTTCGGCCATGGCGCTGATGGCTTCCGGGACGATGATCGAGGCGCCGAGCGCGGTCATGGTGCCGGAGACGTTGATGATCGGCCTCAAGCCCAGCCGTTCGCGGATGGTGGTGTTTGAGCCGGTGTCGGAATAGGTTTTCATGTGAGCTAATCCCGTGGGGTGGCAGGTCAGGCGGCGATCTCGACGACCGCTTCGATTTCAACGGTGATGTTTCCAGGCAGCGAGCCGACGCCGATCGCCGAACGGGCATGGCCGCCGATCTTGTCGAAGACATCGGCGAACAGGTCCGAACAGCCATTGACCACCTTTGGATGGTCGCTGAAGGTCGGCGTCGCGTTGACGAAGCCGAGCAGCTTGACGACACGCACGATGCGGCCGAGATCGCCGGCAGCGGCATGCATGACAGCAAGCAGGTTGAGCCCGGTCAGGCGGGCATGCTGATAGGCCTGCTCGACCGTCACATCGTCGCCCACCTTGCCGGTGCAAAGCGTGCCGTCGGCGCGCAATGGCCCCTGGCCGGAGAGGAAGATCAGCCGGCCGCTTTCGGCGTGCGTGACGAAGTTGGCGATGGGCGTCGGCGGCTCGGGCAGCGTCAGGCCGAGTTCGGCGAGCCTGGTATAAGGCGTCATGGATGAAGGCTCCTTGGGCGGCCTTGGCCGCCTGAGTTTAGAAATGCGAGGCGCGGAAGCGCGCCAGGAAAGTGCGGAGGCGTTCGTTGGTGGTCTCCGCCGCGAGGATCTCCTTCGGCGGTCCGACGGCGCTGACGCCGCCATCGGCCATGAAGACGATGCGGCTCGAAGCGTCGCGGGCGAAGGCCATTTCGTGCGTCACCATCAGCATCGTCATGCCGTCCTCGGCGAGGCTGCGCACCACGGCCAGCACTTCGCCGACCAGTTCGGGATCGAGGGCGGAGGTGATTTCGTCGAGCAGCAGGATCTTCGGTTCCATGGCCACGGCGCGGGCGATGCCGACGCGCTGCTGCTGGCCGCCGGACAGTTCGGCCGGGAGGCTGTCGGCCTTGTGGGCGAGGCCGACGCGGCCGAGCCAGTGTTCGGCGATCGACCGCGCCTCGGCCTCGCTCTTTCCCCGCACCTTGGTCAAGCCCAGCATGATGTTGCCGGCGGCCGTCAGGTGGGGGAACAGGTTGAAGCTCTGGAACACCATGCCGGTCTCGGCGCGCATGGCGGCAAGATCGCGCTCGCTGCGGCGCTGGCGCGTCCCGGCCTCGCGATAGCCGACCTCCTTGCCGTCGATGCGGATCGAGCCGCTGTCGTAGCTTTCGAGGAAGTTGACGCAGCGCAGCAACGTGGTCTTGCCGCTGCCGGAAGGGCCGATGACGGTGACCACCTCGCCGCGCTTCACCTGAAGGCTGACGGAGCGCAACACCTCGACGGCGCCGAAGGCTTTCGAGACATCGCGCACGTCGAGCAGCGCGGGACTGGCGTTCGAGGTTTCGGACATCGTGCTATTCCCGGATGAAGGAGAAACGCCGCTCGAGCCGCCGGCTGGCGAGCGAGAGTGCGTAGTTGACCGCGAAATAGATGAGCGCGCCCAGTATATAGAGCGGCATCGCTTCATAGGTGCGGCCGATGACCTGGTTGATGGCCTGCATCAAATCGGTGATGCCGAGCAGCGACACCAGCGCGCTGCCCTTGACCGCGTCAGTGACGCCATTGATCCAAGGCGGCAGGAAGCGCCTGAAGGCCTGCGGAAAGATGACGTAGGTGAGCCGTTGGCGAAAGGTCAGCCCGATCGCCATCGCGGCTTCGGACTGTCCCTTCGGGATCGAGCCGACCGCGCCCCTGAGATACTCGATGACCTGCGCCGTCTTGAACAGAGTGAGCGCGAAAACCGCGGCCCAGAACGACGGCAGATGCAGCCCGATCGCGGGCAGGCCGTAATAGACGAAGAACATCAGCACCAGGATCGGAATGCCG
Coding sequences within:
- a CDS encoding 5-(carboxyamino)imidazole ribonucleotide synthase is translated as MSLPAGSTIGIIGGGQLGRMLAMAAGRLGYRTIVLEPQPDCPAAQVANRQITAAYDDPAALAELAAASAVVTYEFENVPVAAATALAARVPVYPPARALDVAQDRVSEKTFLNGIGIATAAFHQVDTDEELTAALKAFDGSGILKTRRMGYDGKGQRVFSNMEAGSFAGTCEAMGNVPLILEAFVPFEREISVIAARGLDGTVAAYDPAENVHRDGILHTSTLPAGIKPETAVAVRVAASKILSALDYVGVIGVEFFVLADGSLLANEIAPRVHNSGHWTEAACIVSQFEQNIRAIAGLPLGSPDRHSDCVMENLIGDDVLRVPALLAEPDLMLHLYGKAEARPGRKMGHFTRISRRG
- the purE gene encoding 5-(carboxyamino)imidazole ribonucleotide mutase, which codes for MDDQRADVAIIMGSQSDWATMRQAAETLEALGVPHKRLIISAHRTPDRLYEFAKGAKAAGYKVIIAGAGGAAHLPGMTAAMTPLPVFGVPVESKALSGQDSLLSIVQMPAGIPVGTLAIGKAGAANAALLAAAVLALNDDKLAARLDAWRASQTAKVAAEPTDTP
- a CDS encoding anti-sigma factor family protein; protein product: MTSHDDGLPNDPEGIRLMIHALVDGELDAAAALAVERRIAADPRLAAEHARIVALRGAVSRLPRPEVSDAFLARIAAIGFAGTDQQEPDAAQPQRGTPSKLPGLIAGAGQRREAGTRPSQARTLPRARRFGSFDWRAMAASIMISAVLASGATQWVMQSGVDDGFAAAVASGHRRSLLAASPLDIVSSDRHTVKPWLDARIGVSPPAPDLAQDGFVLIGGRVEVISGRPVPALVYRHREHLITLVAEPQQGGKVTQPDDLSSGGFSMVHWSDGAFSYWAISDMERPELDDFVARFRKAAV
- a CDS encoding sigma-70 family RNA polymerase sigma factor; the encoded protein is MSERALAERFNEVVLPHLGDALALARWLTGNAADAEDVVQDACIKAHAGISGYAGGNARAWLLTIVRNTSYTWMARNRPRGMMAVGDLGDLDDMAAAHGTSLSDEDGPEASLIARADTAALEAAIAALPQPFRETLVLRDINGLSYREIAAMLDVPMGTVMSRLARARSLLASELGRAP
- a CDS encoding aminotransferase class V-fold PLP-dependent enzyme; translation: MKTYSDTGSNTTIRERLGLRPIINVSGTMTALGASIIVPEAISAMAEMASQWVEMDDLQRAASTVVARLTGGEAGFITACCASGITMAIAGAMTGTSLLAIERLPDDTGDLKCEVVIQLGHIVNYGAPIDQSVRVAGARVVPAGTVSVTQDYHVREAISERTAAGLYVVAHHTVQYGMLSLEEFCEICHAKGVPVIVDAASEYDLRGFLARGADVVVYSGHKFLSGPTSGIVTGRKDLVRSAYLQNRGVARAMKVGKESIAGTMAALEAWEKRDHAGIRRREEAALNLWKDALQGLPGIAANIIPDPTANPLDRLQIFVSPESRFTAAGLASALAAGSPPIIVRNHEVERGHFFLDPCNLHPGEAEIVAERLRAVLTAKDRPADAMKIARKDSPGVLRWPD
- a CDS encoding RidA family protein, with the protein product MTPYTRLAELGLTLPEPPTPIANFVTHAESGRLIFLSGQGPLRADGTLCTGKVGDDVTVEQAYQHARLTGLNLLAVMHAAAGDLGRIVRVVKLLGFVNATPTFSDHPKVVNGCSDLFADVFDKIGGHARSAIGVGSLPGNITVEIEAVVEIAA
- a CDS encoding amino acid ABC transporter ATP-binding protein gives rise to the protein MSETSNASPALLDVRDVSKAFGAVEVLRSVSLQVKRGEVVTVIGPSGSGKTTLLRCVNFLESYDSGSIRIDGKEVGYREAGTRQRRSERDLAAMRAETGMVFQSFNLFPHLTAAGNIMLGLTKVRGKSEAEARSIAEHWLGRVGLAHKADSLPAELSGGQQQRVGIARAVAMEPKILLLDEITSALDPELVGEVLAVVRSLAEDGMTMLMVTHEMAFARDASSRIVFMADGGVSAVGPPKEILAAETTNERLRTFLARFRASHF
- a CDS encoding amino acid ABC transporter permease; the protein is MLSQILYALPFLAAGFAVTLWVSLLVVVLSLIAGVLLGVGLVYGPMPLRWAVRIFSDTIRGIPILVLMFFVYYGLPAIGLHLPSFWAAVFALTLFKTAQVIEYLRGAVGSIPKGQSEAAMAIGLTFRQRLTYVIFPQAFRRFLPPWINGVTDAVKGSALVSLLGITDLMQAINQVIGRTYEAMPLYILGALIYFAVNYALSLASRRLERRFSFIRE